From Salvelinus fontinalis isolate EN_2023a unplaced genomic scaffold, ASM2944872v1 scaffold_1421, whole genome shotgun sequence, one genomic window encodes:
- the LOC129849291 gene encoding uncharacterized protein LOC129849291, which yields MHLSSSLSLSLSRVCLYASLFLTLSLSLSCVSLCISLPHSLSLSLSRVCLYASLFLTLSLSLVCVSMHLSSSLSPSISRVCLYASLFLTLSLSLSLVCVSMHLSSSLSPSISRVCLYASLFLTLSLSLSRVCLYASLFLTLSLSLVCVSMHLSSSLSLSLSLSLVCVSMHLSSSLSLSLSRVCLYASLFLTLSLSLSCVSLCISLPHSLPLSLVCVSMHLSSSLSPSISRVCLYASLFLTLSLYLSCVSLCISLPHSLPLSLVCVCMHLSLSLVCVSMHLSSSLSPSLSRVCLYASLFLTLSLSLSCVSVCISLSLSCVSLCISLPHSLPLSLVCVSMHLSSSLSLSLVCVCMHLSLSLVCVSMHLSSSLSPSLSRVCLYASLFLTLSLYLSCVSVCISLPHSLPLSLVCVCMHLSLSLVCVSMHLSSSLSLSISRVCLYASLSLSRVSVCISLSLSCVSVCISLPHSLPLSLSRVCLYASLSLTLSLSLSLVCVCMHLSPSLSPLCVADEHQAKAD from the coding sequence atgcatctctcttcctcactctctctctctctctctcgtgtgtgtctctatgcatctctcttcctcactctctctctctctctctcgtgtgtgtctctatgcatctctcttcctcactctctctctctctctctctctcgtgtgtgtctctatgcatctctcttcctcactctctctctctctctcgtgtgtgtctctatgcatctctcttcctcactctctccctctatctctcgtgtgtgtctctatgcatctctcttcctcactctctctctctctctctctctcgtgtgtgtctctatgcatctctcttcctcactctctccctctatctctcgtgtgtgtctctatgcatctctcttcctcactctctctctctctctctctcgtgtgtgtctctatgcatctctcttcctcactctctctctctctctcgtgtgtgtctctatgcatctctcttcctcactctctctctctctctctctctctctcgtgtgtgtctctatgcatctctcttcctcactctctctctctctctctcgtgtgtgtctctatgcatctctcttcctcactctctctctctctctctcgtgtgtgtctctatgcatctctcttcctcactctctccctctatctctcgtgtgtgtctctatgcatctctcttcctcactctctccctctatctctcgtgtgtgtctctatgcatctctcttcctcactctctccctctatctctcgtgtgtgtctctatgcatctctcttcctcactctctccctctctctctcgtgtgtgtctgtatgcatctctctttatctctcgtgtgtgtctctatgcatctctcttcctcactctctccctctctctctcgtgtgtgtctctatgcatctctcttcctcactctctccctctctctctcgtgtgtgtctgtatgcatctctctctctctctcgtgtgtgtctctatgcatctctcttcctcactctctccctctctctctcgtgtgtgtctctatgcatctctcttcctcactctctctctctctcgtgtgtgtctgtatgcatctctctctctctctcgtgtgtgtctctatgcatctctcttcctcactctctccctctctctctcgtgtgtgtctctatgcatctctcttcctcactctctctctctatctctcgtgtgtgtctgtatgcatctctctccctcactctctccctctctctctcgtgtgtgtctgtatgcatctctctctctctctcgtgtgtgtctctatgcatctctcttcctcactctctctctctatctctcgtgtgtgtctgtatgcatctctctctctctctcgtgtgtctgtatgcatctctctctctctctcgtgtgtgtctgtatgcatctctcttcctcactctctccctctctctctctctcgtgtgtgtctgtatgcatctctctccctcactctctccctctctctctctctcgtgtgtgtctgtatgcatctctctccctcactctctccactTTGTGTTGCAGATGAACACCAGGCTAAAGCAGATTGA